From Xiphophorus hellerii strain 12219 chromosome 6, Xiphophorus_hellerii-4.1, whole genome shotgun sequence, the proteins below share one genomic window:
- the ptger4c gene encoding prostaglandin E receptor 4 (subtype EP4) c, producing the protein MINETAAFGELDTDVSEPMHSHLLSHNLTTFPALRLESKSLVTSATMFAVGVLGNLIAIVVLCVSKKEQKETTFYTLVCGMAITDLLGTCFTSPVVIATYVASRWPGGELLCHFFSFSMLFFGSAGMSILCAMAVERYLAINHAYFYSKHIDRTMARFALLVTYLANIVLCIMPSFGFGQHVRHFPGTWCFLDWRSMDPVGACYSFLYGGAMLLLIAVTVMCNLAVCRSLVGMNQRTGIVRTELCEHSGLRRRFPRLSSVTSAAEIQMFWLLVFMTIVFLVCSIPLVVRIFVNQLYDPSYISAGGRPDYRGDMLAIRFASFNPILDPWVYILCRKNLLLKGCGRLKSVITRAKDGRGDEKSWVEGQNSPPSIHSNDTSYASLRTASYRNEPRLPLTIKNTSFTDFALRQAWEYDTARVNFHPFGVESAAIIGSEEEAEAATHPGQDAAETASPGRGGVMHVRRVDIVTCTFSTPSSSQSAKCL; encoded by the exons atgATTAACGAAACCGCTGCGTTTGGGGAACTGGACACCGATGTTTCTGAGCCCATGCACTCTCATCTCCTCAGCCACAACCTCACGACCTTCCCCGCGCTccgactcgagtccaagtcgcTGGTCACTTCAGCCACGATGTTTGCCGTAGGAGTTCTGGGGAACCTCATCGCCATTGTCGTGCTGTGCGTCTCCAAGAAGGAGCAGAAGGAAACCACCTTCTATACGCTGGTGTGCGGGATGGCCATCACCGACTTGCTGGGCACGTGCTTCACCAGCCCGGTGGTCATCGCCACGTACGTGGCCAGCCGCTGGCCGGGAGGCGAGCTGCTCTGCcacttcttctccttctccatgCTGTTCTTCGGCTCGGCGGGGATGTCCATTCTCTGCGCAATGGCGGTGGAGCGATACCTGGCCATCAACCACGCCTATTTCTACTCCAAGCACATAGACCGGACCATGGCGCGCTTTGCGCTCCTGGTCACCTACCTGGCCAACATCGTGCTGTGCATCATGCCCAGCTTTGGCTTCGGCCAGCACGTCAGGCACTTCCCCGGCACTTGGTGCTTTCTGGACTGGAGGTCGATGGATCCGGTTGGCGCGTGCTACTCTTTCCTGTACGGCGGTGCCATGCTGCTGCTGATCGCGGTGACTGTCATGTGCAACCTGGCGGTGTGCAGGTCTCTGGTGGGGATGAACCAGAGGACGGGGATCGTCAGGACGGAGCTGTGTGAGCACAGCGGGTTACGGCGTCGCTTCCCCCGGCTGTCTTCTGTAACCTCTGCCGCAGAGATCCAGATGTTCTGGCTGCTGGTCTTCATGACCATCGTGTTTCTGGTCTGCTCCATTCCGTTAGTG GTGCGAATCTTTGTGAACCAGCTCTACGACCCCTCCTACATCTCTGCTGGGGGGAGACCTGACTACCGGGGCGACATGCTGGCGATCCGCTTCGCCTCCTTCAACCCCATCCTGGACCCCTGGGTCTACATTTTGTGCAGAAAGAACCTGTTGCTGAAAGGCTGCGGAAGGCTCAAGAGTGTGATCACTCGGGCAAAGGACGGCCGTGGGGACGAAAAGAGCTGGGTGGAGGGTCAAAACTCCCCCCCATCTATACACAGCAATGACACCAGTTACGCGTCGTTGCGCACGGCCAGCTACAGGAACGAGCCGAGGCTCCCGCTGACCATCAAGAACACCTCTTTCACAGACTTCGCGCTCCGACAAGCGTGGGAGTACGACACGGCACGGGTCAACTTCCACCCGTTCGGCGTGGAGTCCGCGGCGATCATCGGCAGCGAAGAGGAAGCAGAAGCAGCGACTCACCCCGGACAGGACGCGGCGGAGACGGCTTCTCCAGGGCGGGGCGGCGTGATGCACGTCCGCAGAGTGGACATCGTTACCTGCACGTTTAGCACCCCGAGCTCCAGTCAGTCTGCCAAATGCTTGTGA